The following are encoded in a window of Kitasatospora sp. NBC_01250 genomic DNA:
- a CDS encoding sensor histidine kinase: MNESVAARPATGPFVHPALFYRTTEGYLRAVGDFARRALEAAEPCFIAVPGLRVAALRSALGDVAAEVEFADMSVLGRNPGRILAALQGFADRHPDRPVRIVGEPIWAGRSRAEILEATRHEALINTAFARRGATVLCPYDLTALPAAVVGDARRTHPTVIEDGTDLPSPHYTDPAVVCADCDQPLPEPAPGGVMRVAYSGGELAAVRHRADSWARSTALRPARRDDLVLAIGEAVANSVAHGGGSGVLRLWTRGDGAAVAEIHDAGQLSDPLAGRSRPSLTSGNGGRGLWMIHQLCDLVEIRATPTGLTLRLHVCA; this comes from the coding sequence GTGAACGAGAGCGTGGCCGCCCGGCCGGCCACCGGACCCTTTGTGCATCCGGCCCTGTTCTACCGGACCACCGAGGGCTACCTCCGCGCTGTCGGCGACTTCGCGCGCCGCGCCCTGGAAGCCGCGGAGCCCTGCTTCATCGCCGTCCCCGGCCTACGGGTGGCGGCGCTGCGCTCGGCTCTGGGCGACGTTGCCGCGGAGGTCGAGTTCGCCGACATGTCCGTCCTGGGGCGCAATCCCGGACGGATCCTGGCCGCGCTGCAGGGCTTCGCCGACCGCCATCCCGACCGGCCGGTGCGGATCGTCGGCGAGCCGATCTGGGCGGGCCGCAGCCGCGCGGAGATCCTCGAAGCCACCCGGCACGAAGCCCTGATCAACACCGCCTTCGCCCGGCGCGGCGCAACCGTCCTGTGCCCCTACGACCTCACCGCGCTGCCGGCGGCCGTCGTCGGCGACGCCCGCCGCACCCACCCGACCGTCATCGAGGACGGCACGGACCTCCCGAGCCCGCACTACACCGACCCGGCCGTGGTCTGTGCCGACTGCGACCAGCCGCTGCCCGAACCGGCGCCCGGCGGGGTGATGCGAGTGGCCTACAGCGGTGGCGAGTTGGCCGCCGTGCGGCACCGGGCCGACAGCTGGGCCCGGAGCACGGCGCTGCGGCCCGCGCGCCGGGACGACCTCGTGCTCGCGATCGGCGAGGCCGTCGCCAACTCGGTCGCCCACGGCGGCGGGAGCGGAGTGCTGCGCCTGTGGACCCGTGGCGACGGCGCCGCCGTGGCCGAGATCCACGACGCCGGGCAGCTGAGCGACCCACTGGCCGGCCGCAGCCGCCCCTCGCTCACCTCCGGCAACGGCGGCCGGGGCCTGTGGATGATCCACCAGCTCTGCGACCTCGTCGAGATCCGCGCCACGCCGACCGGCCTGACCCTGCGCCTGCACGTCTGCGCCTGA
- a CDS encoding SigB/SigF/SigG family RNA polymerase sigma factor, with product MRTVPVQAPLHSRTTPSTPTVSTASSDHAAGESPLPIRPTRRELRAMGKTEARGLSDSLFRRLAALTPGTADYSYVRGTVIELNMPLVRFVATRFRHRCEEFQDLVQVGTVGLIKAVDGYDLDRGVEFPTYAIPTISGEMKRYFRDTSWPVRVPRSVQELYLAVIRGSDQLEQRLGRAPRVEEIAESLGLDECEVLAGQAAALVSRTDSLDALHEGDDDPFGSSLLDRIGVLDQRLDLVEFRIAVRPLLARLPQRERTILLLRFWGDCTQSEIAQRLGISQMHVSRLLAATLGGLREQLTQG from the coding sequence ATGAGGACCGTGCCGGTCCAGGCACCGCTCCATTCCCGCACCACGCCCAGCACGCCCACCGTGTCGACGGCGAGCAGCGATCACGCCGCGGGCGAATCGCCGCTGCCCATCCGCCCCACCCGCCGGGAGCTGCGGGCGATGGGCAAGACCGAGGCCCGCGGGCTGAGCGATTCCCTCTTCCGCCGGCTGGCGGCGCTCACGCCGGGGACGGCCGACTACAGCTACGTGCGCGGCACGGTCATCGAACTGAACATGCCGCTGGTCCGCTTCGTCGCCACGAGGTTCCGGCACCGCTGCGAGGAGTTCCAGGACCTCGTCCAGGTCGGCACCGTCGGTCTGATCAAGGCGGTGGACGGCTACGACCTCGACCGTGGCGTCGAGTTCCCGACCTACGCGATCCCCACCATCTCCGGCGAGATGAAGCGCTACTTCCGGGACACCTCCTGGCCGGTGCGGGTGCCGCGCAGTGTGCAGGAGCTCTACCTGGCGGTGATCCGCGGCTCGGACCAGCTGGAGCAGCGGTTGGGCCGTGCGCCGCGGGTCGAGGAGATCGCCGAGTCGCTGGGCCTCGACGAGTGCGAGGTCCTGGCCGGTCAGGCAGCCGCCCTGGTGAGCCGGACGGACTCGCTGGACGCGCTGCACGAGGGCGACGACGACCCCTTCGGCAGCTCGCTGCTCGACCGGATCGGCGTCCTGGACCAACGCCTGGACCTGGTCGAGTTCCGGATCGCGGTCCGCCCGCTGCTGGCCCGTCTGCCGCAGCGCGAGCGCACCATCCTGCTGCTCCGCTTCTGGGGCGACTGCACGCAGAGCGAGATCGCCCAGCGGCTGGGCATCTCCCAGATGCACGTCTCCCGCCTGCTCGCCGCCACCCTGGGCGGCCTGCGCGAGCAGCTCACGCAGGGGTAG